A genomic segment from Peribacillus sp. ACCC06369 encodes:
- a CDS encoding YitT family protein yields MKKISLDVFFILIGAFIFALAINLFVIPNELGEGGVTGITIILFYLFEWSPGLLSLIINAFLLIVGYKYLSKMTTVYTIIAVAFNSLFLHLTESWSISSDELVINAIFGGVFAGAGIGIIIRVGGTTAGTTILARITNKYLGWSLSYGLLFFDLIVAFSSYFIIGAEGLMLTILMLYIGTKTMEFIIEGLNPKKAITIISKEADQIAKQVTELMDRGVTVFSGHGYYTKESKDILYIVISKQEVLKLKRIVQSTDSNAFIAIHDVRDVFGEGFLDISKS; encoded by the coding sequence ATGAAAAAGATTTCTTTAGATGTTTTCTTTATATTAATAGGAGCTTTTATTTTCGCTTTGGCAATAAATCTTTTCGTTATTCCCAATGAACTTGGTGAGGGAGGAGTCACAGGGATAACCATCATTTTATTTTATCTTTTTGAATGGTCACCAGGGCTGTTAAGTTTGATCATTAACGCTTTCCTGCTCATTGTCGGTTATAAATATTTGTCGAAAATGACAACGGTTTATACAATTATTGCCGTTGCATTTAATTCGCTTTTCCTCCATTTAACCGAAAGTTGGAGTATATCTTCAGATGAATTGGTCATCAATGCTATATTTGGCGGGGTTTTTGCAGGAGCAGGTATTGGCATAATCATTCGTGTTGGAGGTACAACTGCCGGTACAACGATCCTAGCCCGAATTACGAATAAATATTTGGGGTGGAGCTTAAGCTATGGACTTCTGTTTTTCGATTTAATCGTTGCGTTCTCATCTTATTTCATCATTGGTGCAGAAGGTCTGATGCTTACTATTCTCATGCTTTATATTGGTACAAAAACGATGGAATTCATCATTGAGGGATTGAACCCGAAAAAAGCGATTACCATCATTTCAAAAGAAGCGGACCAGATTGCAAAGCAAGTAACAGAATTGATGGACCGAGGGGTCACTGTTTTTAGCGGTCATGGATACTATACAAAAGAATCAAAGGATATTTTGTATATCGTTATAAGTAAGCAAGAGGTACTCAAGTTAAAGAGAATTGTTCAGTCAACTGATAGCAATGCTTTTATAGCCATACATGATGTTCGGGATGTATTTGGTGAAGGATTCCTGGATATTTCGAAGTCCTGA
- a CDS encoding ABC transporter substrate-binding protein: protein MKRKKWYGGIFSVLLIFSVILAGCSSSTGGNSDSKDKVTLDIFQFKVEFKSQFETLAKQYEKENPDVKIKVSTVGGGNDYKSAITAKFASGEEPAVFNIGGPVDVEQYKDRLTDLKDTKAAAAALDGTLDGVEEDGQVLGLPFNQEGYGLIYNKRIFKEAGINPDEITNYEALEAAVKKMDSQKDKLKIDAVFAYPVKEKWVTGNHLSNVFLSPEFDGNVLEASKAPTVKFTDGDKFKQMVDIQNEYSVQPTASLDYSQQVEELFSLEKVAIIQQGNWVYNTVYDMDPELAEKGIGIIPIPNGDSAGMPVGVPNYWAVNKKSDEKVQEEAKKFLDWMYTSEEGKKAVLEDFKFIPAYEGYDVEKIADPISKEIYKYSQEGNTIGWVFNGYPVGWNDDLGASVQKYVTGKLTWEEFVQQNIENWEKIHSK from the coding sequence ATGAAGCGAAAAAAATGGTACGGGGGAATCTTTTCTGTTTTATTAATTTTTAGTGTGATTTTGGCAGGATGCTCTTCATCTACTGGCGGAAATAGCGACTCTAAGGATAAAGTGACGCTGGATATATTTCAGTTCAAGGTAGAATTCAAGTCGCAATTCGAGACATTGGCAAAACAATATGAAAAAGAAAATCCAGATGTGAAGATCAAGGTATCGACAGTTGGCGGTGGAAATGATTATAAATCAGCTATTACGGCAAAGTTCGCTTCCGGTGAGGAGCCAGCAGTTTTTAACATTGGCGGACCGGTAGATGTCGAGCAATATAAAGATAGATTAACAGATTTAAAGGACACGAAAGCTGCAGCAGCAGCACTTGATGGTACTTTGGATGGCGTGGAAGAGGACGGGCAAGTTCTTGGACTTCCATTTAACCAGGAAGGTTACGGCTTGATTTATAACAAACGGATATTTAAAGAAGCCGGAATTAATCCTGATGAAATTACAAATTATGAAGCCCTGGAGGCGGCAGTTAAGAAAATGGATTCACAGAAAGATAAATTGAAAATCGATGCAGTTTTTGCGTATCCGGTTAAAGAGAAGTGGGTGACAGGAAACCATTTATCAAATGTATTCTTATCTCCGGAGTTTGATGGGAATGTGTTGGAAGCAAGCAAGGCCCCAACGGTTAAATTTACTGATGGTGACAAGTTTAAACAAATGGTCGATATCCAAAATGAATATTCTGTCCAGCCGACAGCAAGCCTCGATTACTCCCAACAAGTGGAAGAGCTGTTCTCACTTGAAAAGGTTGCAATCATTCAGCAAGGTAACTGGGTATATAACACAGTGTATGATATGGACCCTGAGTTAGCGGAAAAAGGCATTGGCATCATTCCGATTCCTAATGGAGACTCTGCGGGCATGCCAGTCGGCGTACCGAACTATTGGGCAGTGAACAAGAAATCGGATGAAAAGGTGCAGGAAGAAGCGAAGAAGTTCCTCGACTGGATGTATACATCTGAAGAAGGGAAAAAAGCCGTTTTAGAGGATTTTAAATTCATTCCTGCTTATGAAGGATATGATGTAGAAAAAATAGCCGATCCAATTTCAAAAGAAATTTATAAATACTCCCAAGAAGGAAATACGATTGGCTGGGTGTTCAATGGATATCCGGTTGGTTGGAATGATGACCTTGGTGCAAGTGTCCAAAAATACGTAACTGGTAAATTGACGTGGGAGGAATTTGTACAACAGAACATTGAAAATTGGGAGAAGATTCATAGCAAATAG
- a CDS encoding sugar ABC transporter permease translates to MRNRDAAYWLFLTPVLAALILVVIVPLIYGFYYSFTNWNGLGTPDFIGLKNYMDLFTDKGFLDTFWFTIKFSVAAIVVINIIGLSLALIVTSKIKSSNILRTVFFMPNLIGGLILGFIWQFIFIKVFGAIGDLTGIEAFNGWLSTTDTGFWGLIILTSWQMAGYIMIIYIAYLQAVPEDLIEAAKIDGANSFQRFRHITFPLVAPAFTVSLFLTLSHSFKIYDQNLSLTNGAPYNSTEMVAMNIVKSAFTENDMAYAQAKAVIFFVIVAVVSLTQVYINKKREVEL, encoded by the coding sequence TTGAGGAATCGGGATGCCGCATATTGGCTGTTTTTAACACCTGTTCTTGCTGCACTCATTTTGGTGGTGATCGTGCCACTCATCTACGGATTTTATTATTCCTTTACGAATTGGAACGGTCTAGGGACACCAGATTTCATCGGTCTAAAGAATTATATGGACTTGTTTACTGATAAAGGGTTCCTTGATACATTTTGGTTCACCATTAAATTTTCCGTAGCTGCAATTGTGGTAATCAATATCATCGGATTAAGTTTGGCTCTAATCGTGACATCGAAAATTAAATCAAGCAACATCCTGCGGACAGTATTCTTCATGCCCAATTTAATTGGCGGCTTGATTCTCGGTTTTATTTGGCAGTTCATTTTCATTAAAGTCTTCGGTGCGATTGGTGATCTGACTGGGATCGAAGCATTTAATGGATGGTTATCAACGACAGATACAGGCTTTTGGGGATTGATCATATTAACGTCTTGGCAAATGGCCGGATATATCATGATCATTTATATTGCATATCTGCAGGCTGTTCCTGAAGACTTGATCGAAGCGGCAAAAATTGATGGGGCTAACAGCTTCCAGCGTTTTCGCCATATTACCTTTCCGCTTGTGGCACCTGCTTTTACCGTCAGCTTGTTTTTGACGTTGTCACACTCGTTCAAGATTTATGATCAAAATCTTTCTTTGACGAACGGAGCTCCCTATAATTCAACCGAAATGGTCGCGATGAACATCGTAAAATCCGCTTTCACTGAAAATGATATGGCATATGCACAGGCAAAGGCCGTTATCTTTTTCGTAATTGTGGCGGTAGTTTCACTGACACAAGTCTATATCAATAAAAAGCGGGAGGTTGAGCTGTAA
- a CDS encoding carbohydrate ABC transporter permease, whose product MREKWKLWLIGFVGFILAILWLSPFYLMIVNAFKMKRDIFADTLGLPETWTFENFYQAFEQLDFLRTLFNSLLISGVSVVIIIIFSAMAAYALSRNKSKISSLLFFAFVAAMLIPFQSVMIPLVAQFGQFGMLNKAGLIFMYLGFGCSLSIFLYHGTLKGIPISLDEAAKIDGANRFQIFWHIIFPLLKPMSITVGILNVIWIWNDYLLPSLVIGGAGSETIPLKLFFFFGQYTKQWHLALAGLTLSIIPVIIAYFFAQRQIIKGIADGAVK is encoded by the coding sequence ATGAGGGAAAAATGGAAATTGTGGCTTATTGGATTCGTCGGATTCATTTTGGCCATATTATGGCTCTCTCCGTTTTATTTAATGATTGTCAATGCTTTTAAAATGAAGCGGGATATATTTGCCGATACACTGGGACTGCCTGAAACCTGGACATTCGAAAACTTCTATCAAGCATTCGAGCAATTGGATTTCCTCCGGACTTTATTCAATTCTTTATTGATATCGGGCGTCAGTGTAGTCATCATCATCATCTTTTCTGCGATGGCGGCATATGCGCTTTCCCGTAACAAAAGTAAAATAAGTTCCTTGCTTTTCTTTGCGTTTGTAGCAGCCATGTTGATTCCGTTTCAGTCTGTGATGATACCGCTTGTTGCCCAATTCGGACAGTTTGGGATGTTGAACAAGGCGGGGCTGATTTTCATGTATTTAGGTTTTGGCTGCAGCCTTTCCATATTCCTATATCATGGTACTTTAAAAGGGATTCCCATCTCACTTGATGAGGCTGCAAAAATTGATGGTGCAAACCGGTTTCAAATATTTTGGCATATCATATTTCCATTATTAAAACCGATGTCCATTACAGTTGGGATCTTAAATGTCATTTGGATATGGAATGACTATTTGTTGCCATCCCTTGTTATTGGTGGCGCAGGATCTGAGACCATCCCACTTAAATTATTCTTCTTTTTCGGACAATATACGAAACAATGGCATCTAGCCTTGGCTGGACTTACTTTATCCATCATTCCAGTCATCATTGCGTATTTTTTTGCTCAGAGGCAAATTATCAAAGGAATTGCAGATGGAGCCGTTAAATAA
- a CDS encoding LacI family DNA-binding transcriptional regulator has translation MSVTIKDVAKKANVAPSTVSRVIHNSPTISEKTKRKVRKVLKEMGYHMNENARNLVTKSTKAIGIVMKSSARESLYNPFFPEVIRGIGDFCNKEGYSLSLTTGETEDAIFEDVVKMVQGRRVDGMIVLYSKKDDKVVPYLLKQGFPFVLIGKPSTNMSGITFIDNDNVQAAREVSEFVISLGHERIAFLGGSPEFEVIQARMAGFQQAMEQAGLDVPQEYIKLIPLNRTDGIKAIDELLELREAPTAFLVMDLLLGVLLLGVLAEKNLKVPEQISVVCFNHSEFIEFLSTPLTTVDIHTYQLGYEAAKCVFDLIANPEMMEKSIRIPTKIIKRESHFVAEKEIK, from the coding sequence ATGTCTGTTACAATAAAGGACGTTGCCAAAAAGGCTAATGTCGCTCCATCAACGGTATCGCGTGTAATCCATAACAGCCCGACAATCAGTGAAAAGACAAAGCGTAAAGTACGCAAGGTATTAAAGGAAATGGGCTATCATATGAATGAAAATGCCCGGAACTTAGTCACGAAGTCCACTAAGGCCATTGGGATCGTCATGAAAAGTTCCGCAAGGGAATCACTTTATAATCCCTTTTTTCCAGAAGTGATTCGGGGCATTGGGGATTTCTGTAATAAAGAGGGGTACAGTCTTTCTCTGACAACCGGCGAGACGGAGGATGCCATCTTTGAGGATGTCGTGAAAATGGTTCAGGGCAGAAGAGTTGATGGCATGATTGTTTTATACTCTAAAAAGGACGATAAAGTCGTGCCATATTTATTAAAGCAGGGCTTCCCGTTTGTTCTGATAGGGAAGCCAAGTACGAACATGAGCGGCATTACATTCATTGATAATGATAATGTTCAAGCGGCCAGGGAAGTATCGGAGTTTGTGATCAGTCTTGGGCATGAGCGAATCGCCTTTTTAGGAGGCAGTCCAGAGTTTGAGGTGATTCAAGCCCGCATGGCAGGTTTTCAACAAGCGATGGAACAGGCCGGGTTGGATGTGCCACAGGAATATATCAAATTGATCCCTTTAAATCGAACGGATGGAATAAAGGCTATTGACGAATTGCTGGAATTGAGGGAGGCTCCAACCGCTTTTTTGGTTATGGATCTTTTATTGGGTGTTCTTTTGCTAGGAGTGCTAGCTGAAAAGAACTTGAAAGTACCAGAGCAAATTAGCGTCGTCTGTTTTAACCATTCAGAATTCATAGAATTTTTAAGCACTCCACTGACAACGGTTGATATCCATACGTATCAGTTAGGGTATGAGGCGGCAAAATGCGTATTCGACCTTATTGCAAATCCTGAAATGATGGAAAAGAGCATTAGGATTCCTACGAAAATCATAAAGCGGGAGTCGCATTTTGTAGCCGAAAAGGAAATTAAATGA
- a CDS encoding ThuA domain-containing protein yields the protein MRVLVWNEFRHEKTKPEVAEVYPDGIHGAIASFLQSEQVEVRTATLDEEEHGLTEEALKRTDVLLWWGHVAHDEVQDEIIARVHKRVLEGMGLIVLHSGHFSKIFKQLMGTTCDLKWRVADERERLWVVDPSHPIVDGIGEYIELEKEEMYGEHFDIPAPDQLIFVSWFEGGEIFRSGCTYLRGKGKIFYFRPGHETYPTYHNPEIQRVIKNAVDWVKPEFGMVTNYGKAEPLESISTKS from the coding sequence TTGAGAGTCCTAGTATGGAATGAGTTTCGCCACGAGAAAACAAAGCCTGAAGTAGCCGAAGTATATCCAGATGGAATCCACGGGGCAATTGCCAGCTTTTTGCAAAGTGAGCAGGTCGAGGTGAGAACGGCTACTCTCGATGAAGAAGAGCATGGATTAACCGAAGAAGCACTGAAACGAACCGATGTACTTCTATGGTGGGGGCATGTTGCACATGATGAAGTCCAGGATGAAATCATTGCGAGGGTTCACAAGCGAGTACTCGAGGGAATGGGTCTCATCGTCCTCCATTCCGGTCATTTCTCAAAAATCTTCAAACAATTAATGGGCACGACTTGCGATTTGAAATGGCGGGTGGCTGATGAAAGGGAACGGCTTTGGGTTGTCGATCCCAGTCATCCTATCGTTGATGGAATCGGAGAATATATAGAGCTTGAGAAGGAAGAGATGTACGGGGAACATTTTGATATTCCTGCACCAGATCAATTAATATTCGTCAGTTGGTTTGAAGGCGGGGAGATATTCAGAAGCGGTTGCACGTATCTGCGGGGAAAAGGGAAGATTTTCTATTTCCGACCAGGTCATGAAACATATCCGACCTACCATAATCCAGAGATTCAACGGGTAATTAAGAATGCAGTTGATTGGGTCAAGCCGGAATTTGGAATGGTAACGAACTATGGGAAAGCCGAACCGTTGGAATCCATCTCGACAAAGAGCTGA
- a CDS encoding Gfo/Idh/MocA family oxidoreductase, with amino-acid sequence MGKVKVGVIGCGSIAKNRHFPEYDSHQVTEIIAVCDIVPDRANAAAQRYGAQAYTDYIELLKNEEIEAISVCTPNYLHARITIAALEAGKHVLCEKPMATSLNDAEEMNEAAVKSGKILMIGHNQRFVPSHQKAKQLIESGELGKVYSFRTAFGHSGPETWSVDGRESWFFKKDQAVIGAMGDLGVHKADLLRYILGEEFVEVGAFVETTAKKNTDVDDSAACILRTESGIIGTLTASWSYAKEDNATVIYAEKAVLRLEDDPKYSLIIHHDNGKTETIQLGSIQTNDSEGQHDSEVISHFVKCVVDNEEPLVTGVEGLKSLKVILGAMESNASRKIIRL; translated from the coding sequence ATGGGTAAAGTGAAGGTAGGGGTCATTGGATGCGGGAGTATCGCAAAAAATAGGCATTTTCCGGAGTACGATTCACATCAGGTAACTGAAATCATTGCCGTTTGTGATATTGTGCCAGACCGGGCGAATGCAGCAGCACAAAGGTATGGCGCGCAAGCATATACTGATTATATAGAACTTTTGAAGAATGAGGAGATAGAAGCGATCAGTGTATGTACACCGAATTACCTGCATGCACGCATCACAATTGCGGCCTTGGAAGCAGGTAAGCATGTCCTTTGTGAAAAACCGATGGCCACTTCTTTAAATGACGCTGAAGAAATGAATGAAGCAGCAGTTAAAAGCGGGAAAATACTAATGATTGGTCATAATCAGCGTTTTGTTCCCTCACATCAAAAAGCGAAACAGCTTATTGAGAGTGGTGAACTTGGAAAGGTCTATAGCTTCCGGACGGCTTTTGGACATTCCGGGCCAGAAACATGGAGCGTGGACGGACGGGAAAGCTGGTTTTTTAAAAAGGATCAGGCAGTCATTGGTGCAATGGGTGATTTAGGCGTTCATAAAGCTGATTTATTAAGGTATATCCTTGGAGAAGAATTTGTTGAAGTGGGAGCCTTTGTGGAGACGACTGCCAAGAAAAACACAGATGTTGATGACAGTGCTGCCTGTATCCTACGGACGGAGAGCGGTATCATCGGTACTCTTACCGCCAGCTGGTCTTATGCAAAAGAAGACAATGCGACGGTCATTTATGCGGAAAAAGCCGTGTTGCGTCTTGAAGACGATCCGAAATACTCACTGATCATCCATCATGATAATGGAAAGACAGAAACCATCCAATTGGGAAGCATCCAGACAAATGACTCTGAAGGACAGCATGATTCCGAAGTAATCAGCCACTTTGTAAAATGTGTGGTGGACAATGAGGAGCCTCTTGTCACAGGAGTAGAAGGATTAAAATCATTAAAAGTCATTCTTGGCGCGATGGAATCAAATGCATCCCGAAAAATCATCCGCTTATAA
- a CDS encoding Gfo/Idh/MocA family oxidoreductase, with protein sequence MYKLKMGIIGAGGIAQKRHIPAFQKFQDKVVLYAIHDIDEMKAREVAREFHIEKVFTNYEEMFAEVDAVTIATPNKFHAEISIAALQAGVHVLCEKPMAITTEECKAITEAANISGKVLSTAYHYRFMKEAQAAKKMIQAGEIGEPYVARVQAIRRRKVPGWGVFTSKELQGGGSVIDYGCHLLDLALWLMDDPEPIEIVGSTYNYVSKGVDQVNLWGNFDASVFEVDDHATAYIKFANGASLLFETSWAANIREEATVLSLSGTQGGLDVFPLVLNQAKHGMLLNSEAVWMPGEDTPDLQQAENFIDSCLGLVEPLVKPSEAMKVSKIIEAIYQSSASGKVMSIN encoded by the coding sequence ATGTACAAATTAAAAATGGGTATTATCGGTGCTGGCGGAATTGCCCAAAAAAGGCATATCCCAGCTTTTCAAAAATTTCAAGATAAAGTAGTTTTATACGCCATTCATGATATAGATGAAATGAAGGCGCGAGAAGTTGCACGTGAATTTCATATCGAGAAAGTTTTCACCAATTATGAAGAAATGTTTGCTGAAGTGGATGCTGTAACGATTGCAACGCCAAACAAGTTCCATGCGGAGATTTCCATTGCCGCTCTGCAAGCGGGTGTGCATGTGTTATGCGAAAAGCCAATGGCGATCACTACTGAGGAATGTAAGGCAATAACCGAGGCTGCAAACATATCGGGTAAAGTGTTATCGACAGCATATCATTACCGCTTCATGAAGGAAGCCCAGGCTGCAAAGAAAATGATTCAGGCCGGTGAAATCGGTGAGCCTTATGTAGCGCGTGTACAGGCAATCAGACGCCGCAAAGTTCCTGGCTGGGGAGTGTTTACAAGCAAGGAATTGCAAGGCGGGGGAAGCGTAATCGACTACGGCTGCCATTTGCTTGATTTGGCTTTATGGCTGATGGATGACCCAGAACCGATTGAAATCGTAGGTTCGACATATAATTATGTCAGTAAGGGTGTCGATCAGGTCAATCTATGGGGGAACTTCGATGCCTCGGTATTTGAAGTGGATGATCATGCCACGGCATATATCAAATTTGCCAACGGAGCATCTTTATTATTCGAAACATCTTGGGCTGCGAATATCCGTGAAGAAGCAACTGTTTTGAGTTTATCCGGAACGCAGGGCGGACTTGATGTGTTCCCGCTAGTCTTGAATCAGGCTAAGCACGGCATGCTTTTGAATAGTGAGGCAGTGTGGATGCCAGGGGAGGATACACCAGACCTGCAGCAGGCAGAAAACTTTATTGATAGCTGCCTAGGGTTGGTGGAACCATTGGTAAAACCATCGGAAGCCATGAAAGTTTCGAAAATAATCGAAGCCATTTATCAAAGCTCGGCAAGTGGGAAGGTCATGAGCATAAATTAA
- a CDS encoding sugar phosphate isomerase/epimerase — protein MKLGIFTVLFAQKSFEDMLDYVADSGLKTVEIGTGGYPGNIHCPLDELLESEEKRQKYLESVQTRGLTISAFSCHGNPISPDEAFAKESDETLIKTIKLASLLNVPVVNTFSGTAGDHEGAKYPNWPVAPWPNEYTDVLKWQWEEKLIPYWKKVAAIADEHNIKIGLELHGGFLVHTPYTLLKLREATSDAIGANLDPSHLWWQGIEPVGAIKILGKAGAIYHFHAKDTYLDQDNINMYGLTDMQPYGNVQSRAWNFRSVGCGHSLQEWSDIMSALRTYGYDYVVSIEHEDPLMSVEEGFQRAVSNLKTVLINESPTDLWWI, from the coding sequence GTGAAATTAGGGATTTTTACAGTGTTATTTGCTCAAAAATCATTCGAGGATATGCTTGATTATGTGGCAGATTCCGGTTTAAAAACAGTTGAAATCGGTACAGGCGGGTATCCAGGCAATATCCACTGTCCACTTGATGAACTGCTGGAAAGTGAAGAAAAGCGCCAAAAATACTTGGAATCCGTTCAAACAAGAGGATTGACGATCAGTGCATTCAGCTGCCACGGCAATCCAATCTCTCCAGATGAAGCATTCGCTAAAGAAAGTGATGAAACACTGATTAAAACAATCAAGCTTGCATCCTTACTGAACGTCCCGGTCGTCAATACCTTTTCAGGTACAGCCGGTGATCACGAAGGAGCTAAATATCCAAACTGGCCTGTCGCCCCATGGCCGAATGAATATACAGATGTGCTAAAATGGCAATGGGAAGAAAAATTGATCCCCTATTGGAAAAAAGTAGCCGCCATTGCCGATGAACACAATATAAAAATCGGACTTGAACTGCATGGGGGGTTTCTCGTTCACACCCCCTACACCTTGTTAAAACTACGGGAAGCTACATCGGATGCAATAGGCGCCAACCTTGATCCAAGCCATCTTTGGTGGCAGGGCATCGAGCCAGTCGGTGCCATCAAAATCCTAGGAAAAGCGGGAGCAATCTACCACTTCCATGCAAAAGACACATACTTGGATCAGGATAACATCAATATGTATGGATTAACCGACATGCAGCCATATGGTAATGTCCAAAGCCGTGCCTGGAACTTTCGCTCTGTCGGATGCGGTCACAGCCTGCAAGAGTGGTCCGACATCATGAGCGCCCTTCGCACATACGGCTACGATTACGTCGTCAGCATCGAACACGAAGATCCGCTGATGTCTGTAGAAGAAGGATTTCAACGGGCGGTATCCAACCTTAAAACTGTTCTAATCAATGAAAGCCCGACTGATTTATGGTGGATATAA
- the rluF gene encoding 23S rRNA pseudouridine(2604) synthase RluF — MRINKYISESGITSRRGADKWIAEGRVTINGTVAELGSQAEPGDDVRVDGKPIKVEQQNVYIALNKPIGITSTTEKHIKGNIVDFVNHPLRIFHIGRLDKDSSGLILLTNDGDIVNEILRAENKHEKEYIVTVDKPLTASFIQDMSSGVEILDTKTLPCKVEQLTKYTFNITLMQGLNRQIRRMCSALGYEVRDLHRIRIMNIHLDGLALGQWRDLTKDELTELFKELDYTPRQR; from the coding sequence TTGAGGATCAATAAATATATCAGTGAATCCGGAATTACCTCGAGACGAGGCGCAGATAAATGGATAGCCGAGGGCCGCGTGACGATTAATGGCACTGTTGCTGAGCTTGGCAGTCAAGCTGAACCCGGCGATGATGTTCGTGTAGATGGCAAGCCCATTAAAGTGGAACAGCAAAATGTCTATATTGCACTGAATAAACCGATAGGGATTACAAGTACGACGGAAAAACACATTAAAGGAAATATTGTTGATTTTGTAAATCATCCGCTTCGCATTTTTCATATCGGACGGCTGGACAAAGACTCAAGCGGTCTGATCCTGCTTACAAATGACGGAGACATTGTAAACGAAATCCTTCGTGCAGAAAACAAACATGAAAAAGAATATATCGTAACCGTGGATAAACCTCTTACCGCTTCCTTCATTCAAGATATGTCATCCGGCGTGGAGATTTTGGATACGAAAACACTTCCTTGTAAGGTTGAGCAGTTGACCAAATATACATTCAACATCACTTTGATGCAAGGACTGAACAGACAAATCCGCCGTATGTGCTCAGCACTAGGCTATGAAGTCCGTGATTTACATCGAATTCGGATCATGAACATCCATTTGGACGGACTGGCGCTAGGACAATGGCGCGACCTGACCAAGGATGAATTGACAGAACTATTTAAGGAATTGGATTATACTCCAAGGCAGAGATGA
- a CDS encoding DMT family transporter, which produces MKKSVVISFLFLANLFWAGNYIFGKYVVTELSPIQLTFTRWLIAVFLLFPLAQWIERPNWKSVWKAWKLLLVMGVLGIISYNFFLYWALTYTTSMNAALVNSINPAIIVLFSALLLKEKISSHHALGLIISLFGVLLVLTKGHLLDIFHLTFNKGDLLMILAIIVWTFYSIIGKRLKNIPIISATAVSVFLGLILVAPFAIGSGLNLDLSSKAITGLIYIGIFPSVGSFIFWNISLRHINVSQAGVYLNLIAVFTAILSLILGQPITIVQLLGGLLVFIGVYLTSKKKKEYPAAVTRHM; this is translated from the coding sequence ATGAAAAAATCCGTTGTCATTTCATTTCTTTTCTTAGCAAATTTATTCTGGGCCGGTAATTACATTTTCGGTAAATACGTTGTTACCGAACTTTCCCCGATCCAACTAACATTTACGCGTTGGCTAATTGCCGTTTTCTTATTATTTCCTCTAGCACAATGGATTGAAAGGCCAAACTGGAAGAGTGTATGGAAGGCCTGGAAATTACTATTAGTCATGGGTGTGCTCGGTATCATCAGTTATAATTTTTTCCTTTATTGGGCTCTGACCTATACGACTTCCATGAATGCAGCTCTTGTCAATTCAATTAACCCTGCCATAATTGTTCTTTTTTCGGCTTTGCTGTTGAAGGAGAAAATTTCATCCCACCATGCACTCGGGCTTATCATTTCTTTATTCGGCGTTTTATTGGTCTTAACAAAGGGACATCTTCTGGATATTTTCCATCTCACTTTTAATAAAGGCGACCTATTGATGATCCTGGCGATTATCGTTTGGACCTTCTATTCGATAATCGGTAAAAGACTGAAAAACATTCCGATCATCTCAGCAACTGCCGTTTCCGTATTTCTCGGATTGATTCTCGTCGCTCCGTTTGCCATTGGCTCAGGATTGAACCTTGATTTAAGCAGTAAAGCAATCACGGGACTCATATACATTGGAATCTTCCCATCTGTCGGCTCCTTTATTTTCTGGAATATTTCCCTTCGCCATATCAATGTCAGCCAGGCTGGAGTTTATTTAAATCTGATTGCTGTTTTTACCGCCATTCTTAGCCTGATTTTAGGGCAACCGATTACTATCGTCCAACTCCTGGGTGGTCTCCTTGTCTTCATTGGTGTCTACCTGACAAGTAAAAAGAAAAAAGAATATCCGGCCGCTGTCACAAGGCACATGTAA